A window of the Candidatus Zixiibacteriota bacterium genome harbors these coding sequences:
- the ispG gene encoding flavodoxin-dependent (E)-4-hydroxy-3-methylbut-2-enyl-diphosphate synthase: protein MELKYPPVRRKSRAVKAGKVIIGGGFPISVQSMTTTDTRDTAATVAQIKRLEAEGCDIVRVAVLDDEAVSKLAEIKSQIAIPLVADIHFKYKLALESIRQGVDKIRINPGNIGDDWKVKEIVRAAKDAGIPIRVGVNSGSLPKDLLEKYGHDHPEGFVQAALRQIEILESIDFHDIVISLKSTNVNTAYFAHMMLAEKIDYPFHLGITEAGTLATGTVKSAVGLGAILINGIGDTIRVSLTADPVEEVRVGKAILKALELKKEGVEVIACPTCGRCRIDLIPLAEAIEQKTRRYKTPLKVAVMGCIVNGPGEAAAADIGIAGGDGMGILFKKGEIIGKVEEKDLEAALLKEIEILTGGK from the coding sequence ATGGAACTGAAATATCCTCCGGTCCGAAGAAAAAGCCGCGCTGTCAAAGCGGGCAAAGTCATAATCGGCGGTGGATTTCCGATATCAGTCCAATCGATGACCACGACCGACACCCGCGATACCGCCGCCACGGTCGCCCAGATAAAGCGGCTCGAGGCCGAGGGGTGTGATATTGTCCGGGTGGCGGTGCTCGATGATGAGGCTGTTTCCAAGTTGGCCGAGATTAAATCGCAAATTGCTATCCCGCTGGTGGCCGATATCCATTTTAAGTATAAACTGGCTCTGGAGTCGATTCGTCAGGGAGTGGACAAGATCCGTATCAACCCCGGCAATATCGGCGATGATTGGAAAGTGAAAGAGATTGTCCGGGCGGCCAAAGATGCCGGCATACCGATTCGGGTCGGGGTCAATTCCGGCTCGCTCCCGAAAGACTTGCTTGAGAAATACGGCCATGATCATCCCGAGGGGTTTGTGCAGGCGGCGCTTCGCCAGATTGAGATTCTGGAAAGTATCGATTTTCATGATATCGTTATTTCGCTGAAATCGACCAATGTCAATACCGCCTACTTTGCGCATATGATGCTGGCCGAAAAAATAGACTATCCGTTTCACCTGGGGATCACCGAGGCGGGGACACTGGCAACCGGCACGGTCAAATCAGCGGTGGGGCTGGGGGCGATTCTTATCAATGGTATCGGCGATACGATCAGGGTGTCGCTGACGGCCGACCCGGTCGAGGAGGTGCGAGTCGGCAAGGCGATTTTGAAAGCGCTGGAGCTGAAAAAAGAGGGGGTGGAGGTGATCGCCTGCCCGACCTGCGGGCGCTGCCGGATAGATTTGATCCCGCTGGCCGAGGCGATCGAACAGAAAACGCGGCGCTATAAAACACCACTCAAAGTGGCCGTGATGGGGTGCATTGTGAACGGCCCCGGCGAGGCGGCCGCCGCTGATATCGGCATTGCCGGCGGTGATGGCATGGGGATTCTGTTCAAGAAAGGGGAGATTATCGGCAAGGTGGAAGAAAAAGACCTTGAGGCGGCGCTCCTGAAAGAAATTGAGATATTGACCGGCGGAAAATAG
- a CDS encoding radical SAM protein, producing the protein MADELKLSKYNHFFKLENGNWLAFNALRCGLAELDQPSYDKIAMFSEGKETPHTPDNDDLRKDFMKGGFLIGSDIEEIDLIKFRHYTARFDGRRLALTIIPTLECNFACDYCYEDARLHSLPPHCGSIMTDEVHDNIIGLCEREISEGSAFSVTWYGGEPLLAPQIVEEMSNHFMKICEAKQSKYFAGMVTNGYLLDQANLELILKARIAFLQITVDGPKEVHNIRRPLKNGGGTYDRIVANLANIPDNAPIMLSIRINIDKRNQESTSLLLEDLKKRGFHEKPNFHLCLGQVIHLSKSCPGIAAQCMMTEEFSTFSANTYKIAMDMGFRITHYPMIMMSNCGAIRRGSVVIEPNGNIQNCWNTVGESELRTGILTPEGIEYNHNYAKWLSWTPFESDCRECNILPICMGGCPYKRLYQKNGAYVCNDFCANWKYNLMSMLKIVKEAKERGLWPQVEKRPLVGDII; encoded by the coding sequence ATGGCAGATGAGTTAAAGCTGTCAAAATACAATCATTTCTTCAAGTTGGAAAACGGCAACTGGCTGGCATTTAATGCCTTGCGTTGTGGATTGGCGGAACTCGACCAACCCAGCTATGATAAGATCGCCATGTTTTCAGAGGGCAAAGAAACCCCGCACACTCCTGATAATGATGATTTGCGCAAAGATTTCATGAAAGGTGGATTTTTAATAGGATCGGATATTGAGGAAATTGACTTAATAAAATTTCGACATTATACCGCCCGTTTCGATGGCCGGCGACTCGCACTCACTATTATACCCACCCTTGAATGCAATTTTGCATGCGATTATTGCTATGAAGACGCCCGACTTCATTCATTGCCGCCACATTGCGGAAGTATAATGACCGATGAAGTGCATGATAATATTATCGGATTATGTGAACGTGAAATTTCGGAGGGATCTGCCTTCTCTGTTACATGGTATGGAGGCGAACCTTTGCTGGCGCCGCAAATCGTTGAGGAAATGTCCAATCATTTCATGAAAATTTGTGAGGCGAAGCAAAGTAAATATTTTGCCGGGATGGTGACCAATGGTTATCTTCTTGACCAGGCCAATCTTGAATTGATTCTCAAAGCGAGAATAGCATTTCTTCAGATCACGGTTGATGGACCAAAGGAAGTTCATAATATTAGACGGCCTCTTAAAAATGGCGGAGGAACTTATGATCGGATTGTTGCCAATCTTGCCAATATCCCCGATAATGCTCCCATTATGCTATCAATACGCATAAATATCGACAAGCGAAATCAAGAGAGCACTTCTCTTTTGCTTGAGGATTTAAAGAAAAGGGGATTTCACGAAAAACCCAATTTTCATCTTTGTTTGGGCCAGGTAATTCATTTATCAAAATCCTGCCCTGGTATCGCCGCGCAATGCATGATGACGGAGGAATTTTCCACTTTTTCAGCCAATACATACAAAATAGCCATGGATATGGGATTTAGAATCACGCATTACCCAATGATCATGATGAGCAACTGCGGCGCCATTCGCCGGGGTTCGGTCGTAATCGAACCAAATGGAAATATCCAGAACTGCTGGAATACCGTAGGTGAATCGGAACTGCGAACCGGGATTCTAACCCCCGAAGGGATTGAGTATAATCATAACTATGCTAAATGGTTGAGCTGGACCCCGTTCGAAAGCGATTGCAGAGAATGCAATATCCTGCCCATTTGCATGGGTGGGTGCCCGTACAAAAGACTATATCAAAAGAATGGTGCCTATGTTTGTAATGATTTCTGTGCGAATTGGAAATACAATCTCATGTCTATGCTCAAGATTGTAAAAGAAGCAAAAGAACGCGGGCTTTGGCCTCAGGTCGAAAAGCGACCCCTTGTGGGTGATATCATATGA
- a CDS encoding transglutaminase-like domain-containing protein, which produces MLNRLLTLALIAFFFVLNSTSAAPLKEYWLRMEQNGKAYGYEHIQIRTLDDGNLEYRYNKHVKPELRQFLPGDIVEEGTFLVTPDFRPANGMSFHYRIASPARSINMQGGCGDSYLWMNCWDDLIGECCDVEFDADNAYYDIVIPDLILLNKDLDEWKFDAFNPGEWEPDTATVKITARNDTSVSATILLRGSKINYILDTRRGIKEIEVEDSGASFIERAVDSATAINVDYLNVVSDDIGRISTEYQFRDFDRMKQTYIQFTCNMNTFRYMNNLTDNHQKCIEIMYPKRFAALLEINRPEPKNVTFPLPITGNQYSDCLGESELVRFGEEIKPLAADIVSNVTDAYEVVKNILDWISSNIEYNPAAGLQKASETIFRKQGNCGEMAILFASLARAAGIPTRFAYGEKYMTTYWHGQIWNEVWIGDWVAVDPSVGQFIAGPGHIKINSSPDYFTLQRMPTKIGADFTLDFLEFKMDSAKIE; this is translated from the coding sequence ATGCTAAACAGACTGTTGACACTGGCTCTGATTGCCTTTTTCTTCGTGCTCAATAGCACAAGCGCCGCGCCGCTTAAGGAATACTGGCTTAGAATGGAGCAAAATGGTAAGGCATACGGATACGAGCATATACAGATAAGAACGCTTGATGACGGCAATCTGGAATATCGATACAATAAACATGTAAAGCCTGAACTGCGGCAGTTTCTGCCGGGCGATATTGTGGAGGAAGGGACTTTTCTTGTCACCCCCGACTTCAGACCGGCGAACGGAATGAGTTTTCACTATCGTATTGCATCTCCGGCGAGAAGTATCAATATGCAGGGCGGCTGTGGTGATAGTTACTTATGGATGAATTGTTGGGATGATCTTATAGGCGAATGTTGTGACGTGGAATTCGATGCCGATAACGCATATTACGATATTGTCATCCCGGATTTGATTCTCTTAAATAAGGATTTGGATGAATGGAAATTCGACGCTTTCAATCCGGGGGAATGGGAGCCGGATACCGCTACTGTGAAAATCACTGCAAGAAATGATACCTCAGTTAGTGCCACAATATTATTACGCGGCTCAAAGATAAATTACATCTTGGATACGCGTCGCGGTATCAAAGAAATTGAGGTTGAAGATAGTGGGGCTTCTTTTATAGAGCGTGCGGTCGATTCCGCAACCGCCATAAATGTCGACTATTTAAATGTTGTGAGTGATGATATAGGCAGGATATCTACGGAGTATCAATTCCGTGATTTTGATAGAATGAAACAGACTTATATTCAATTTACCTGCAATATGAACACTTTCAGGTATATGAACAATTTGACGGATAATCATCAGAAATGCATCGAAATCATGTACCCGAAAAGGTTTGCCGCTTTATTGGAAATCAACCGCCCTGAGCCGAAAAATGTAACTTTTCCTTTACCCATAACTGGCAATCAATACAGTGATTGCTTGGGGGAGAGTGAACTCGTCCGTTTTGGCGAAGAAATAAAGCCTCTGGCGGCCGATATCGTCAGCAATGTAACGGACGCCTATGAGGTGGTTAAGAATATTCTGGACTGGATATCATCCAACATTGAATATAATCCAGCGGCAGGGCTTCAAAAAGCGTCCGAGACTATTTTCCGCAAGCAGGGAAATTGCGGCGAAATGGCTATTCTATTTGCATCGCTTGCCCGAGCCGCAGGCATTCCCACCAGATTTGCTTATGGCGAGAAATATATGACTACGTACTGGCACGGTCAGATATGGAATGAGGTTTGGATCGGTGACTGGGTTGCAGTTGATCCATCTGTTGGGCAATTTATAGCCGGTCCCGGCCATATTAAAATAAACTCCTCTCCAGACTATTTTACTCTTCAGAGAATGCCAACAAAAATAGGTGCTGATTTCACTCTGGACTTTCTGGAATTTAAAATGGACTCCGCCAAGATTGAATAG
- a CDS encoding ribonuclease HII — MPTTLKINRSFGLMPDLAHIEESLCAKGYNFVAGVDEAGRGPLAGPVVAAAVIIPKGVVIPGVDDSKKLSPRRREELFDDIAAAGAVCAVGIIDNATIDQVNILRASLLAMRKAVISLGTKPELILVDGNHTIPNLEIPQFAIVGGDSICACISAASIIAKVTRDRIMDKYQELYPEFSFSEHRGYPTAKHLDELRMFGPTEIHRRTFRPVEEILK, encoded by the coding sequence ATGCCAACCACACTGAAAATCAATCGTTCGTTCGGGTTGATGCCCGATTTGGCCCATATCGAGGAATCGCTCTGCGCCAAAGGATACAACTTTGTTGCAGGCGTTGATGAGGCCGGGCGGGGCCCGCTGGCTGGGCCGGTGGTAGCGGCCGCCGTAATCATTCCCAAAGGGGTTGTCATTCCCGGTGTTGATGATTCCAAAAAACTGAGCCCGCGCCGGCGCGAGGAACTATTCGATGATATCGCCGCCGCCGGCGCTGTCTGTGCCGTCGGTATTATCGACAATGCCACTATTGATCAGGTCAATATCCTGCGCGCCTCGCTTCTGGCTATGCGCAAAGCGGTCATATCGCTGGGGACAAAGCCGGAATTGATTCTGGTTGACGGCAATCATACTATCCCCAATCTGGAAATCCCCCAGTTTGCCATTGTCGGCGGAGATTCCATCTGCGCCTGCATCTCGGCTGCCTCCATTATTGCCAAGGTCACCCGCGACCGGATTATGGACAAGTATCAGGAACTCTACCCGGAATTCTCATTCTCGGAGCATCGCGGCTACCCCACGGCCAAACATCTTGATGAACTCCGGATGTTCGGTCCAACCGAGATTCACCGTCGCACTTTCCGCCCGGTCGAGGAAATTCTCAAATAA
- a CDS encoding YraN family protein — protein sequence MNRKSKQSTRAKGEGFEKLAEEFLVREGFRILERNWQAGHKEIDIIATKENLVAFVEVKGSRSGEYGHPSEWVNRHKRENLVQAAQQFIIEHELIGFDFRFDLITFFEGKLEHYPDAFQIESD from the coding sequence TTGAACCGGAAATCCAAACAGAGCACGCGGGCTAAAGGAGAGGGCTTTGAGAAGCTGGCCGAGGAATTTCTTGTTAGGGAGGGATTCCGCATTCTGGAAAGAAACTGGCAGGCCGGCCACAAAGAAATTGATATCATAGCAACCAAAGAGAACTTGGTGGCCTTTGTGGAGGTCAAGGGAAGCCGGAGCGGTGAGTATGGCCATCCCAGCGAATGGGTCAACCGCCACAAGAGAGAAAATTTAGTCCAGGCGGCGCAGCAGTTCATTATCGAACACGAATTAATCGGATTTGATTTCCGCTTTGATCTGATAACTTTTTTCGAGGGGAAATTAGAACATTACCCCGATGCTTTTCAAATAGAATCCGATTGA
- a CDS encoding bifunctional methionine sulfoxide reductase B/A protein, translated as MTYNKLTPEEERVIIHKGTEAPFSGIYYKYTADGTYTCRQCGAPLFSSKDKFDAGCGWPSFDDEIPGAVKRTLDADGIRTEITCARCGAHLGHLFEGEQITPQNARYCVNSISMDFTPVARGTKTDTAYFAGGCFWGTEYLLQQAEGVLSTRVGYMGGHTTNPTYEEVCDHTTGHAEAVEVVFDPAKTDFETLARLFFEIHDPTQKNRQGPDIGDQYRSAIFYRNEMQKQIAEKLISILKGKAYDVVTEVTPAEKFWEAEQYHQDYYEHTGKQPYCHIYKKRF; from the coding sequence ATGACATACAATAAATTGACACCGGAAGAAGAACGGGTGATTATTCACAAGGGAACGGAGGCGCCGTTCTCGGGGATATATTATAAGTACACCGCGGACGGCACGTATACCTGCAGACAGTGCGGCGCGCCGCTGTTCAGTTCCAAAGACAAATTCGATGCCGGCTGCGGCTGGCCGAGTTTTGATGACGAAATTCCCGGCGCGGTCAAGCGAACGCTCGATGCCGATGGTATCCGCACCGAAATAACCTGCGCCCGCTGCGGCGCGCATCTGGGGCACCTGTTCGAGGGAGAGCAGATCACTCCCCAAAATGCCCGCTATTGTGTCAATTCGATTTCGATGGATTTCACGCCGGTCGCACGGGGAACCAAAACCGATACGGCCTATTTTGCGGGAGGCTGTTTCTGGGGGACGGAGTACCTTCTTCAGCAGGCCGAGGGAGTACTATCGACACGGGTCGGCTATATGGGCGGCCACACGACCAATCCAACGTATGAAGAAGTCTGCGATCATACTACCGGGCATGCCGAGGCGGTCGAGGTGGTATTCGATCCGGCCAAAACTGATTTTGAAACACTGGCGCGGCTGTTTTTCGAGATTCACGACCCGACCCAGAAAAATCGCCAGGGGCCGGATATCGGCGATCAATACCGCTCGGCCATATTTTACAGGAATGAGATGCAGAAACAGATTGCCGAAAAATTGATTTCCATTTTGAAAGGGAAGGCGTACGATGTGGTCACCGAGGTGACCCCGGCCGAGAAGTTCTGGGAGGCGGAGCAGTATCATCAGGACTATTACGAGCATACCGGCAAACAACCATACTGCCATATATATAAGAAACGATTCTAA
- the arsM gene encoding arsenite methyltransferase, with the protein MDSPDKIKSLVKKKYGQIALAKDPAGCCGGGDCCSGTDFTVFSDDYSKLEGYNREADLGLGCGIPTKHAQLKEGQIVVDLGSGAGNDVFVARRIVGDKGMVIGIDMTEAMIEKARENNLKMGYTNVEFRLGDIESLPVTENTADRVISNCVLNLVPDKSKAFGEIFRVLKPGGHFAISDIVIEGELPEKIKAAAEMYAGCVAGAISKNAYLETIIAAGFCDIAVVSEKKIELPDSQLSKYLDAEGLQGFKKSGAAILSVTVVGNKPLGTD; encoded by the coding sequence ATGGATTCTCCGGATAAGATCAAATCACTTGTGAAAAAGAAATATGGCCAGATTGCTTTGGCCAAGGACCCGGCCGGTTGCTGCGGAGGCGGCGATTGTTGTTCCGGCACGGATTTCACCGTGTTCAGTGATGACTACTCGAAACTTGAGGGTTACAATCGCGAGGCCGATCTCGGCCTGGGGTGCGGTATCCCGACCAAACATGCGCAGCTGAAAGAAGGGCAGATCGTTGTCGACCTTGGTTCCGGTGCGGGAAATGATGTTTTTGTGGCGCGGCGAATTGTCGGCGATAAAGGAATGGTAATCGGCATCGATATGACCGAAGCCATGATTGAAAAAGCGCGGGAAAATAATCTGAAGATGGGTTACACCAATGTCGAGTTTCGTCTGGGAGATATCGAAAGCCTGCCGGTGACGGAAAATACCGCGGACAGAGTCATAAGCAATTGTGTGCTGAACCTGGTGCCCGATAAAAGTAAGGCGTTCGGCGAAATTTTCCGGGTTCTTAAACCCGGCGGTCATTTTGCCATTTCCGATATCGTTATCGAGGGAGAACTGCCGGAGAAAATTAAGGCGGCGGCCGAAATGTATGCCGGGTGCGTGGCCGGAGCGATTAGCAAGAATGCCTATCTTGAGACAATTATTGCGGCTGGATTTTGCGACATTGCGGTGGTCAGCGAAAAGAAAATCGAATTACCTGACAGCCAGCTGAGCAAGTATCTTGATGCTGAAGGTTTGCAGGGTTTCAAAAAATCGGGAGCGGCCATTTTAAGTGTAACGGTCGTGGGGAACAAGCCTTTGGGGACAGATTAG
- a CDS encoding DinB family protein, with protein MDTYWKTTIWRQFGAAIDMLENALLACPDKIWGDRSRKPEYWYVASHTLFWLDFYLSESAERFTPPAPFGLEEMDPAGVLPPRVYSKEELHTYLKHGREKCRAAILALADETANQSCGSKRPELTNFELLLYTMRHVQHHAAQLYLMLRQTIDSAPPWVGKVKNQ; from the coding sequence ATGGATACCTATTGGAAAACAACCATTTGGCGGCAATTTGGAGCCGCCATTGACATGCTTGAAAATGCCCTGCTCGCCTGCCCCGATAAAATTTGGGGCGACCGCTCGCGAAAACCGGAATATTGGTATGTGGCCTCCCACACCCTCTTCTGGCTTGATTTTTATTTGTCGGAATCCGCGGAACGGTTTACTCCTCCTGCCCCTTTTGGTCTTGAGGAGATGGATCCGGCCGGTGTCCTTCCTCCGCGGGTGTACTCCAAAGAGGAGCTTCATACTTATCTCAAGCATGGACGCGAGAAATGCCGTGCGGCAATACTGGCTCTGGCTGATGAGACCGCCAATCAATCGTGTGGCTCCAAGAGGCCGGAACTGACCAACTTTGAATTGCTTTTGTATACCATGCGTCATGTCCAGCATCATGCCGCCCAATTATATCTTATGCTTCGGCAGACAATCGATTCGGCTCCGCCCTGGGTTGGCAAAGTGAAAAACCAGTAG
- a CDS encoding adenylosuccinate synthase, with protein sequence MGKNVIVVGCQWGDEGKGKVVDILAEKADIITRFQGGANAGHTIIAGGKKYILHLIPSGVIHPGKICYIGNGVVLDPFGLMEELQWLHDEGISTAGRLFISAAVNLVLPYHKLIDCIDEKKRGGDGIGTTLRGIGPAYRDKIDRCGIRLSDLFDSDKLKKKLELQPKIKAEYFSGSADERADIDKIYNDLLALVPILEPMAADVSFQLERHNQEGKSILFEGAQGAMLDIDLGTYPFTTSSNTTVGGALTGLGMGPKMIDEVIGVVKTYTTRVGCGPFPTELIDKDGEHLRKAGGEFGATTGRPRRTGWLDMVALRYACRINGIEKIALTKLDVLDKFEKIKVCVGYESNGKTVDQVPLDIAELWNVKPVYREFEGWISSTTGVTDFARLPKKAQDYLKYIAGELRVGIALVSTGPGRDDTIVL encoded by the coding sequence ATGGGTAAGAATGTTATCGTGGTCGGATGTCAGTGGGGCGATGAGGGTAAAGGGAAGGTGGTTGATATTCTGGCGGAGAAAGCAGATATCATCACCCGTTTCCAAGGCGGGGCCAACGCCGGGCACACTATTATCGCCGGTGGGAAGAAATATATTCTTCACCTGATCCCATCGGGTGTGATTCATCCGGGTAAGATCTGCTATATCGGCAATGGGGTGGTGCTCGACCCGTTTGGCCTGATGGAGGAACTTCAGTGGCTTCACGATGAGGGAATCAGCACGGCCGGGCGCCTCTTTATCTCAGCCGCCGTCAATCTGGTCCTTCCCTATCATAAGCTGATTGATTGTATCGATGAAAAGAAACGAGGCGGCGATGGTATCGGAACGACTCTGCGCGGTATCGGCCCAGCCTATCGGGATAAGATTGACCGCTGTGGAATCCGCCTGAGTGACCTTTTTGATTCCGATAAATTGAAGAAGAAGCTGGAGCTTCAGCCGAAAATAAAAGCGGAATACTTCTCCGGCTCTGCCGATGAACGAGCCGATATCGACAAGATATATAATGATCTTCTCGCATTGGTTCCGATCCTCGAGCCGATGGCGGCTGATGTTTCTTTTCAGCTGGAGCGGCATAATCAGGAAGGGAAATCGATTCTGTTTGAGGGGGCGCAGGGGGCGATGCTGGATATTGATTTGGGAACTTATCCTTTCACAACCTCTTCCAATACCACTGTCGGTGGGGCGCTCACCGGGCTGGGGATGGGGCCAAAGATGATCGATGAGGTTATCGGCGTGGTGAAAACCTATACCACTCGGGTGGGGTGCGGGCCATTTCCGACCGAGCTGATCGACAAGGATGGCGAACATCTCCGTAAGGCCGGGGGCGAATTTGGCGCCACCACCGGGCGGCCGCGCCGGACCGGCTGGCTCGATATGGTCGCCCTCCGCTACGCCTGCCGTATCAATGGCATCGAAAAAATCGCCCTCACCAAGCTCGACGTGCTCGATAAATTCGAGAAAATCAAAGTCTGTGTCGGCTATGAATCGAACGGAAAAACAGTCGACCAGGTGCCGCTCGATATAGCCGAACTGTGGAATGTCAAACCGGTCTATCGCGAATTTGAGGGATGGATTAGTTCCACCACCGGGGTGACCGATTTTGCCCGATTGCCAAAGAAGGCACAGGACTACTTGAAGTACATAGCCGGGGAGCTAAGAGTCGGCATCGCTCTGGTTTCGACCGGGCCGGGGCGGGATGATACGATAGTCCTATAG
- a CDS encoding nuclear transport factor 2 family protein, which translates to MTKRMNYGCVTLIILLLIGGCGTMAQKVDPVTEKAKVEQVVKNSIRWVLNKDKELSYSCFVNDSSLFWFSPDNAGTISGFEAFKSLTEQVFMNPAFKGVRSEFKDLRITLSGSGDCAWWSCYLDDFNEWNGQPANWVNVRWTGVLEKIDGEWKIRQMHFSHALEDFQEKPKPSDSAATQK; encoded by the coding sequence ATGACGAAACGCATGAATTACGGGTGCGTCACACTCATTATTCTCCTGTTGATTGGAGGATGTGGCACCATGGCTCAAAAAGTGGATCCCGTGACCGAGAAAGCTAAGGTCGAACAGGTAGTCAAGAACTCAATCAGGTGGGTGCTGAACAAGGACAAGGAGTTGTCCTACAGTTGCTTCGTAAATGACTCATCGCTGTTCTGGTTCTCTCCTGATAACGCCGGCACAATCTCGGGTTTTGAGGCGTTTAAGTCGTTGACGGAGCAGGTGTTCATGAATCCGGCCTTCAAAGGCGTCAGATCCGAGTTCAAGGATTTGCGGATTACTCTGTCAGGCTCCGGCGATTGCGCCTGGTGGTCTTGCTACCTCGATGATTTCAATGAATGGAACGGCCAGCCTGCGAACTGGGTAAATGTCCGCTGGACCGGCGTGCTGGAGAAGATCGATGGCGAGTGGAAGATCCGGCAGATGCATTTCTCTCACGCGCTTGAGGATTTTCAGGAGAAGCCCAAGCCGTCCGACAGCGCCGCAACGCAGAAATGA
- the yihA gene encoding ribosome biogenesis GTP-binding protein YihA/YsxC, whose product MIRKALFHGSYYDVRNIPNDRLLQMAFAGRSNVGKSSLLNHLVGRKGLAKTSSTPGRTQSLNFFLIEDRYYFVDLPGYGYARAPQKVKDDWGKLVDKYVNEVENLCGMVLLLDCRRELNEMDLMLVDWLQNRKLDFLPVLTKADKLSRSALIRKTNETTQLLRLPAVPFSILSGMGVKEVWKWILQKVGDR is encoded by the coding sequence ATGATAAGAAAGGCGCTTTTTCACGGGTCGTACTACGATGTCCGGAATATACCCAATGATCGACTCCTGCAAATGGCTTTCGCCGGGCGCTCCAATGTCGGCAAATCATCCCTGCTTAATCATCTGGTCGGCCGGAAAGGACTGGCCAAGACCTCAAGCACACCCGGAAGAACCCAGTCGTTGAACTTCTTCCTCATCGAAGATCGCTACTATTTTGTCGACCTCCCCGGCTATGGGTACGCAAGAGCCCCCCAAAAAGTGAAAGACGATTGGGGGAAACTTGTGGATAAGTATGTAAATGAGGTGGAAAACCTGTGTGGAATGGTACTTTTGCTCGATTGCCGGCGGGAATTGAACGAGATGGACCTGATGTTGGTCGACTGGCTGCAAAATAGGAAACTGGATTTCCTTCCCGTTCTGACCAAGGCCGACAAATTGAGCAGGAGTGCTTTAATCCGTAAAACCAACGAAACCACTCAACTTCTAAGACTACCCGCAGTCCCGTTTTCGATACTTTCCGGGATGGGTGTCAAGGAAGTCTGGAAATGGATTTTACAAAAAGTGGGAGATAGATAA
- a CDS encoding N(G),N(G)-dimethylarginine dimethylaminohydrolase: MRFTKAIVRIPGPSMVDGLSSAGLGKPDYEKALAQHAAYIDALKLCGLEVTILPPDNAYSDSTFVEDTTLLTPACAVIMRPGAPSRRGETETIETALRPFYSNIERIISPGTADAGDIMMVGNHFYIGLSQRTNREGAEQIIGILNKYDMNGSTVTLKNALHLKSGTAYLENEFMVLAGEFVGRPEFTKYRVIPVHDDEIYAANCLWLNGTILIAAGYNKIKKAVESCGYKTIALDMSEFRKLDGGLSCLSLRF; encoded by the coding sequence ATGAGATTCACTAAGGCTATTGTGCGGATACCAGGCCCCAGCATGGTCGACGGCCTCAGCTCGGCCGGATTGGGCAAGCCGGACTATGAAAAGGCGCTGGCTCAACATGCCGCCTACATTGACGCGCTCAAATTGTGCGGCCTTGAGGTAACGATCCTGCCGCCCGATAATGCTTATTCTGATTCGACATTTGTAGAGGATACCACCCTGCTGACACCCGCCTGCGCTGTTATCATGCGGCCGGGAGCGCCATCGAGACGAGGCGAGACCGAAACGATCGAAACAGCTTTGAGACCGTTCTATTCCAACATCGAACGAATCATCTCTCCCGGTACCGCCGATGCCGGCGATATCATGATGGTCGGAAACCATTTCTATATCGGCCTTTCGCAACGGACAAACAGGGAAGGGGCGGAGCAGATTATCGGGATATTAAACAAGTATGATATGAACGGCTCCACAGTAACTCTCAAAAACGCCCTGCATCTCAAATCGGGCACGGCCTATCTCGAAAATGAATTTATGGTTTTGGCGGGAGAATTTGTCGGACGGCCGGAGTTTACTAAGTACAGAGTAATTCCGGTTCATGATGACGAAATCTATGCGGCCAACTGCCTCTGGCTGAATGGAACGATATTGATAGCCGCCGGGTATAATAAAATAAAGAAGGCTGTTGAATCGTGCGGATACAAGACGATCGCGCTTGATATGTCGGAATTTCGGAAGCTCGATGGCGGCTTAAGCTGCCTTTCCCTGCGATTTTAG